The Candidatus Thermoplasmatota archaeon genomic sequence TAGCATCCCCTCCATATTTTATTCACCAAAAACATGGATGGATGCTACCATTACTTAAATCTTAAGTTGACAAGCACTCCCATTGAGTAAGTACTTATAAAAACTCTATACCCTCTGGTAGTTTATCTAGATATTTCCTGAAACCATCTGGCCAGTGCTCAGGGTTCAAGCCTTTTTGCGCTAGGAAAGCGGTTGTCCAACGTTCCAAACCAATTCCTGAGCATCCACTCCAAAGCTCGCTTTTTTGTGCCTTTATATTAAAAGTTTTTATGTATTTATCTCCGAGAATGCTAAGGTTTTGGAACTCAAGCCATTCAGAGTCTTTTCTGGTTCCCCGGTATGGCATGTATGCCTCAAAATCAATTGTCCCAGTATCCTGAGTTGATTCATCACCTATCTTCCCAGCTTGCTGCATATACCATGGTGTTACCCATGCCATACGCCACTCTAGGTCAAAAATTTTGTTGAAAACATGCTTGTAACGATCAAGTAATTTATCACGCAGTTTTAGTAATTGTTCTTTTGTTCCAATGTAAACCGGTTCGATACGATGAAACTCATCAACACGCTCAATACCATGCCGCCCACCTGATTCGTACCTACAAGATATAGCGGTTTTATCATAAACAAGCACAGGTAATGATTTCTCAGAAATAGTTTTTCCTTTTAGAGACCAGTATATAACTGGGCATTGCGCGTAACATATACCAGCATTTGGCGTAGAAATATTCTTTTTAAGCTCCTCAAATGGTACTTCTTTTGTGATTTTTGTTAAATCAATGAAATACTCCCATTTATCAACATCCCTCGTCACTGGTTCAGAGACATAGTAAATCTCAGCAGGCATACCCTCAAGATGACCTGTTTTAAGCCATATATCAAACGGAACTACATGTGACTCAATAACCTCCTTGAAACCAAGTGGTCTAAGAACCTCATCAACAGCAATTCTTTCCATGTTTTTCATAATAGCTGCTGCCTGAGCATAATAAAACCATTTACCCTTAGTCGGCCCCTGTTTAATCCAACTCAACTTTATCATTTCCTCAGTAGGATCCTTTGACCAAACAGGTTTCTTTTCCTCAGACTGCCATATAAGTTTCCAGAACTCTGCTTTCCCCTCATAGTGTTGGTTCTCAACCTTTTCCTTAACAAGGTTTATCATACGATCAAT encodes the following:
- a CDS encoding serine--tRNA ligase — protein: MKFDLKATFVFSGDISSITKDVEKFISTVNSTILKKGQEKIAEIEHFKVEKKSLMLTIVSEGALRPHNTLLQIKNAFSREFGEKHHIGVREITVENYTISFDLEKEPLKEFSIPFAELTIKGKNAVITLKDVSQDFLQRNYIDRMINLVKEKVENQHYEGKAEFWKLIWQSEEKKPVWSKDPTEEMIKLSWIKQGPTKGKWFYYAQAAAIMKNMERIAVDEVLRPLGFKEVIESHVVPFDIWLKTGHLEGMPAEIYYVSEPVTRDVDKWEYFIDLTKITKEVPFEELKKNISTPNAGICYAQCPVIYWSLKGKTISEKSLPVLVYDKTAISCRYESGGRHGIERVDEFHRIEPVYIGTKEQLLKLRDKLLDRYKHVFNKIFDLEWRMAWVTPWYMQQAGKIGDESTQDTGTIDFEAYMPYRGTRKDSEWLEFQNLSILGDKYIKTFNIKAQKSELWSGCSGIGLERWTTAFLAQKGLNPEHWPDGFRKYLDKLPEGIEFL